One Aegilops tauschii subsp. strangulata cultivar AL8/78 chromosome 2, Aet v6.0, whole genome shotgun sequence genomic window, actgtgaggccaatccaccacaaagcaggagtagggtcttacactgcaaggtggccctaacctgggtaaactaccgtgttcatcttcttccttgcACGGGCGAATCGGGCTAGGCTGTGGGGCAACGAGTTGGTAGGCTTGAggggttgagttcttcgcacacacccagagttcgaaccttcttgggtctgcggagccctgaatccaacatttggtgcgccaggtaggggcgtgtcGAAGCTCTGCCTCTTCATCAACCGCGCTCCGCCCATGCTTCATGGTTCCCATCGCGGGCGCCGTCCCACCCGCTGGGCCGCCGGGCGCCTACGGAGGTATTGCGGGCCACCGGGCCTTTACCCCCAGCTCAGGGCGCGTGCAGTGGCCGCAGAAGTTCATGCCGGTGTTGCCTCCGCGGTACGACAGCGCGGCGGACCCCGAGGAGTTCCTCCGGTTGTACGCGCAGGCCATCTGGGCAGCGGGCGacgatgacaaggtcatggcgaactggctCCCTATGGCCCTCACAGGCATGCCGTGCTCCTGGATGCTCGGCCTGCCGGAATCTTCGGTGGCCCCTTGGGAGGAGCTATGCGGCCTGCTCGTCGCGCGCTTTGTGACGCCGGCGCCCCATGCTGTTGCGTCCATCCTCGGCGGGTCGCAGGCGCCAGCCTTGGGCCACCATGTCAAGCAACTCCTCTGTCGGGTGGGAGCTGCACGGCCGCGGCATGGGGCTCCTCTAGGCCGCGTAGCGCCTGAGACCGACATCACATTTGACTCTAGGGATCACCCCAAGACCACGCTCGGTGCCGGTGCGCTCCCGATGTTGTGCATGCCCACCATCAGCAATGTCACGGTCACcaggaccctcatcgacggtggttCTGGCCTCAACGTCCTCTCCATGGAAGCCTTCGACCAACTTTAAGTGCCCTACGACCAGCTCatgcccaccaagcccttctcgggGGTGGTCGACGGCTCCAGCACCCCCTTGGGGCAGATACgcctcccagtcaccttcggcacgcgctacaactaccgcaccgagctcattgacttcgacatcgcctacaccggcctcccgtacaatgccatccttgggtatctggcccttgccaagttcatggcagcaacgCACCCCGGCTACAACGTCGTCAAGATGCCTGGAAGCAGCAGCATCATCACTGTGGTGGGGGATGCCAGGGATGCACTCCTGGCCCTCAAGCTCGCTTTTAAGACCGCGGCAGCCAGGCAGCCAGGCGCTGGGGACGCTCTAGAGACCCCGGAGGCCGTGCCCGCAAAGAAGAAGCAATTGTTCTCTCAAGACCGGGCCAAGACGAAGCAGGTGCCCGTCAACGACGGAGGTTCAGGccccaccttcaccataggcacCAGCCTCCCCCAGATCAGGAAGAGGCGCTGGTCAGCTTCCTCAGTGCGAACAAGGATGTGTTTGCATGGGAGGCGACAGATTTCGTCAGCGTCCCACGGGATGTGATCGAACACCATTTGATGGTGTGCCCCAGCGCACGCCCGATGAAGCAGAAGGCGCGACGGCAGGCGCAAGAGAAGCAATTGTTCATCGTCCAGTAGGTCCACAAGCTGCAAGCAGCCGACGTCATTCAGGAAGTGTAGCACCCGAattggctggccaacccagtcatCGTCCCAAAGAAGGGCGagaaggagcgcatgtgcgtcgacttcacgaGTCTCAATAAGGCGTGTCCTAAGGACCCGTTCCCTCTTCCGTGCATCGATCAAATCGTTGATTCCACTGCCAAGTGcaacctgctgtgcttcctggacgccttctcgggctaccaccagatcaagatggtggtGCAAGATGTCAAGAAGACAACCTTCCTTTCCCCGCGCGGAGTGTACTGCTACAGTTGCATGCCCTTTGGGCTACAAAATGTCGGGTGACCTTCCAGCGATTGATGCACATCACTCCGGGCTAGCAGCTCAGGAGGAACGCCGAGGTGTAcgtcgatgacatagtggtcaagtTGCGGGAGGCAAGGACCCTTCTCGAAGACCTGGAAGAAACTTTCGCCAACATACGCAAGGTAAACCCGCGGCTCAATCtggagaaatgcgtgttcggtgtcccatcCGGAAGTTGCAGGGTTTCCTGGTGTCGCACAGAGGGATCGATGCTAACCCCGAGAAGTCAAGGCAATAAAAAGGTTAAGCCCGCtgcaaaccctcaaggagatgcagaagctcgCGGGCTGCGTAACctcgctggggcgcttcatctccaagcttggCAAGTGCGCCCTCCCATTCTTCAAGCTACTGAAAAAGAAGGGCCCCTTCGAGTGGACTCCAGAGGCTGAGgcagccttccaagacctcaagcgaTACCTCACAAGCCCGCCTGTGATGGTGGCGCCTCATCCTCTTGAGCCCTTGGTGCTTTACCTAGCCGCCACACCCCACTCGGCTAGCGCAGCACTCGTGGCGGTCAGGGAGGAGCGCGCAGGTGCGGGTGCGCGGCGTGGCGCCCCGCGTACGGTCGCGGCATCGCCACCTCAAGATGGCGCTCCTGAGGCCTCAAGTACTCCATCGGACGGCAAGGCTCTCCAGGCCCCCTCGTCCCAAGCGGAGAGAGATGTCGTCGACGCCTCTTCCCTCATTGAGCACCCCGTGTACTTCGTCAGCATGGTGCTGCGTGATGCGCGTGCATGCTCCCCATGCcgcagaagctcctgctcgcgctcctcGTCGCCTCCAGGAAACTACGCCactatttccagggccaccccatcaaggtcgtctccgTGTACCCCCTGGAGAAGTTGCTCCATAGCCCCAATGCCGCGGGGAGGGTGgccgaatggaacatcgagttgcaagcgttccagctggagttcagcaccactaGGGTCATCAAGTGCGTGGCCCTTGCCGACTTTGTGGCGCAATGGACGGATGCCCCTGACCGGGGATGGGTGAAGACCGGTCCCTTGCACCCGGAGAGGAGGCGCccgatggctgggtcatgtacttcgacggtgcATTTGCGCGGCAAGGCACGGGGGCTGGAGCCGTACTCATCTCGCCAACCCAAGATAAGCCATGCTACGCTATGAagctctgctttcagcatggctagaaggtctccaacaacatcgcggaataTGAGGGTCTGATCACTGGCCTCAGGGTCGCGGCAGCCCTGCGGGTCAAGTGTCTCACCATCAAGGGACACtctcagctcctcgtcaacttctccaacaaggaaTACAAGCCtagggacgagcacatggaggcatacctagAAGAGGTACGCAAAATTGAAAAACGTTTCTTGGGCTTGGAATTACAGCTCGTCCCACGCGGCACGAACAAGGAGGCGGACGACATTGCTAAGAGGGCGTCCCGACGCGAGCCCCGGATGCCTGGCGTCTTTGAGGAAAGTCTCTTCAAACCGTCGGCAGCCCCCCTTGTTGTGCGCCCGGagctgcttcaggaggagccacCCCTGGCCCCCTCCTCGAGCGCCCTAGCCTGTGGTCCGACCTCAGGAGCCCGCCTGCTCCTGGCGCTGGAACCTCAGGAGGGCTGCTGGACCCAAGAGTTCAAGGCGTACCTACTCTGCGGCACCctgccagagaaggaggaagatgcGGAACGCGTGGACCGTCAGGCCACCGCTTATTGCTTGCAGGACGCCGAGCTCTACAGAAGGTGCCCCAACGACATCTCGCTGCGATGCATATCCAAGGAGAAAGGGCGCGAATTGTTGGCTGACATCCACGGCAGGGTTTGCAGGCATCATTCTTCATCACGCACCCTCAtgggcaaggtgttccgcagcggGTTGTACTGGCCCACGACGCTCAGCGATGCCACCGAGCTGGTGCGATTCTGtgaggcctgccagttccacgccaaacAGATCCACCAGCCCGCTCAGGGACTCTagaccatcccgctctcatggccatttgctgtctgggggctggacatcctaGGCCCGTTCCTCCGAGCAGCCGGGGGCTATCGCTAACTCTACGTCGCCAtccacaaattcaccaagtgggcggaggtggagccCGTGCGCACCAATCCCGCTGGCTCAGCCGTCAAGTTCATCtagggcctcgtgagccgtttcggggtACCCAACCGTATCATCGCTGGCAATGGCTCCCAGTTCACAAGCAATCTCTTCaggacatattgtgctaaccttggaatgcagatatgctacgcttcagtggcacacccacggagtaATGGctaggccgaacgcgccaacacGGAGGTCATGAGGGGCCTGAAGACGAGGAGgttcaagaagaagcttgaggcctgcggcaggggttGGCTCAGTGAGCTTCAGTCTGTGTTGTGGTCCACCCGCACCACCCTGAGTAAGCCCACcagcgagaccccgttcttcctcgtctacggggCTGAGGCGGTCCTCCCACACTAGGTCAAACATCACACCCCGTGGGTCTTGGCGTTTGACGAGGCACGCCAGGACGCCTCGCGGGGGACAGATCTCATGCTCGGGGAGGAGGCCCACCACCAAGCCTCGCTCCATGCCGCAAGGTATCAGCAGGTGTTGCGGCAGTATCACTATCGCAGCGTTCGTTCTAGGGAGGGGCTTCACAAGCTCTCGcctatgtgggagggcccgttcaggatcgcccacgtctccaggcctggcgccgcacGCCTAGAGACGTAGGACGGGGGCcccatccagaatgcctggaacatccaacatccctggaagttctacccgtgacactctcatgtaataatgagtggggctgtacacacccCGGAATCTCCTGAGCGCTGCCCTGgggcctcacgggggctcccacccacgcccaagtggaagtcccatgctccgcgctggcggaCGACACGGTCTTTCAAGGACTATACCCACGCctagtggaagccccatgctccgcgctggtggtaAGACTAGAAGACTAGTGTAGGCGTCGGACGCGGCTGTTCTTTTTCTTGATTTTTTAGTCGATTTGCACTTCTTGGAATGAAATTCGAAATTCTCGTGTCTTAATTTGAAAGGGATGGGAGTTTTTCTCCTTGCAGCTTTTTTCTGTTTCGAGTCTTGCTTTAGGGAGAGTGGCAGTTGCCCGTCAGTCTTCCCCGCGCgtctgatgtcgcttgaagctacgtcggtatttccccaaagaggaagggatgatgcagcacagcggcagtaggtatttccctcagaaatgaaaccaaggttatcaaaccagtaggagaaccaagcaacacaacgtaaacagcccctgcacacaaataacaacacctcgcaacccgacgtgttaaaggggttgtcaatccctttcgtgGTACGGCACCAGAAACTGCGTgatgacgggagaaagttgtaatagattgaaataatagatcgcaaataaaataaagtgcagcaaagtatttttgtatttttggtttagtagacctaaataaaaagagcaaataaaatagatcgcaaagcaaatatatgagaaagaagaccagagggacgtaggtttcactagtggcttctctcgagaaagatagcaaatggtgggtaaacaaattactgttgggcaattgatagaacctcaaataattatgacgatatccaggcaatgatcattacataggcatcacgtccaagattagtagaccgactcctgcctgcatctactactattactccacacatcgaccgctatccagcatgcatctagtgtattaagttcatggaaaaatagagtagtgtaataagaatgatgacatgatgtagacaagatccgtttatctatatggcggtagatatagatctcgtctttttatccttagtagcaacgatacatacgtgtcggttccctttctgtcactgggatcaagcaccataagatcgaacccactgccgggcacctcttcccattgcaagataaatagatcaagttggccaaacagaacccaaatatcagagaagaaatatgaggctataagagatcatgcatataagagatcaaagaaactcaaataactttcatggatataaaaagatataactgatcataaactcaaagttcatcagatcccaacaaacataccgcaaaaagagttacatcatatggatctccaagagaccattgtattgagaattcagcgagagagagaaagccatctagctactaactacggacccggtggtctacaaagaactactcacgcatcattggagaggcaccaatggaagtggtgaacccctccgtgatggtgtctagattagatctggtggttctggactctgcggcggctgggtgaatatttcgtcgacgcttctagggttctggtatttttggggtatttatagatcaaagaggtggtccggggggcacccgaggtgggcacaacccaccagggcgcgcttgggcctcctggcgcgccctggtgggttgtgcccccctcggggcacccccaaggtgcaaccagggcccattgccttccttctggcccataaaaaatcatcgtggagtttcgtggcatttggacttaaactgatattgatttcttgcgatgGAAAAAACacggaaaaaacagcaactggcacttggcactatgtcaataggttagtaccaaaaaatgatataaaatgactataaatgattataaaacatccaagattgataataaaacagcatggaacaataaaaaattatagatacgttggagacgtatcagcatccccaagcttaactcctactcgtcctcgagtaggtaagtgataaaaatagaatttttgatgtggagtgttgttcatcaagtcatatcatattcttttctttatagcatggacatttggacttttatgtgattcaaagcaatagtctagttttgacataataatttagatactcaagcatatcaacaagcaaccatgtctttcaaaatatcaatgctaaaataagttatccctagcccatcatgctcaaacattgatccattcattaaacacactcgaatattaactacacccaatacttaagcacaatcatattgcctcctagttggtgctttttatgtgagaagatggagactcaaatttcaaaataaaaattgcataaagtaaaagaaaggcccttcgcagagggaagtagggaattctagaggtgccagagctcaaagcgaaaaaattagagagaaaaacattttgggaggtgtatccatcccaccaacaaaaacgacgtagagctacgaacactttccatgctagatatgccataggcagttcccaaacagaaaataaagtttattccttttccaccatactttcactttccatggctaacagTATCCATGGGTgacctccataccaacactttccaaggaatttattatttgacaacataaagtaaattcatttttgcatttcgggactgggcatccctaagacctttgccttactctcttgcaatgacaagtgaataaacactcatcgtgagaataacacatccagcatggaaaatattagccacctgttaccgttccgcgagcgaaacaaacacacaaaagagaattttattttgaaaattagagatggcacatgcaaatttgcttagaacagcaaaagaataccgcatataggtagatatagtggactcatgtggcaaaactggtttaaaggattttggatgcacaagtagagatcatacttagtgcaaaatgaaggctagcaaaagattgagaagcgaccaacgaagaaacgaataatctcataagcaagcattaagcataattaacaccaaataatgcaccacaagtaggatataattttcattgcatgattattgactttcgtgcatgcatagggaatcacaaaccttaacaccaatattcttactagagcacaattactcatcaacataactcacatatcacatcatcatatctcaaaactattactaagagtcaagtttattttgtccaatgatcttcatgaatttttttttactttatccttcttggatatctatcactttgggactaattttcatgtgttgcttttcataagcccaaacaagtataagtgaagatcatgagcataacaaatcttctttctctcaaaataatttaagtgaagcaagagagaatttcttcaaaattttactaactctcaaataaatctaagtgaagcaagagagcattccttcaaaattttactaactctcaaataaatctaagtgaagcaagagagcatttcttcaaaatactaagcacaccgtgctcaaaaagatataagtgaagcactagagcaagtcctcgCTCATAAAAgattaagtgaagcacagagagcaattctaacaagtcatgatataattttggctgtCTCAAATAGgagtgtccagcaaggattgacaACTTAAACCACAAAAAAAACAAGCAAAggcacatatcatacaagacgctccaagcaaaacacatatcatgtgacgaataaaaatatagcctcgagtaaaataccgatagttgttggaagaaagcggggatgccactcgagggcatccccaaacttagttgattgctcattcttggataatagcttgggatgtccgggcatccccaagcttaggctcttacatccttccttcatccatcgtaagataaccaagaacttgaaaacttcaatcacacaaaactcaacaaaaccttcgtgagatccgttagtataggaaagcaaaccactactataagtgttgtataaAACCAATTCATagttgtttttgtattatatctactgtattccaacttttctatggcaaaaactcatcaaagaaaaccatagagccatcaaaataagcacacaacacaaagaaaacagaatctgtcaaaacagaacagtctgtagtaatctgacttttgcgaatacttttggaactccaaaaattctaccaattaggacgacctgggtaatttgtatattaatcttctgcagaAAGAATCAGAGCAAACGCtctttctgtgatttatgaaaattattttcgtgagcgcaaagtttctgtctttttcagcaagatcaaacaactatcacccaagaagatcctaaaggctctacttggcacaaacactaactaagacacaaaaaacacaatcataacagtagcataattgtgctaacacacaagaacagaaagcaaaaagcgaaaataaaatttattcagttggttgcctcccaacaagcgctatagttttatgcccttagctaggcataaggcaaggatctaagttttttCATATTTCTTATTCTTAATTTTCTTGGGGGTATTTTTATCAGGAggttttgtaaacacaacatagaacatattatccatagaaactttagcattccttagttggttttcatcataacccctttgatttcccgcaacaatccaacaatagtgttgattaacattattaaaaacttgttggattatttcTAGAACGGGGAcctcctttttaagattctcgtcaaagatcttattatccccaagcaaatgccttagtgcatagtcactattgtaaaggatttcatctatcacgggtttttcatgattcataccataaaattcaaagatttccctagcttcccgaattatgtagtcaactcgttcataagaacgagagtggccaactttttggCTATAGGATTCTTTATTTCGGTAAGCTCAAAAAACAACCTTTGAAAGGTAGGATGAGTGcggataaatttactttcaagtttcagaactagtgctgaaatagtatccgcataagatctagtagtagttttaagtataggagcatcatcaagactcagatttccaacacaattgaagaattcttggatatgttcttttcccataacgCTTCCTTTctccaagataaaagttttagcatccagattgcctgtacgtccaatcttaggagtCAGGCCATCAGCTGTTGGTGCCATActgaaatcactcatgattgcaagcaaagaatAGATGTGACGAGAAAAAggtgaacggaaaagagaggcgaataaaacggcaaatttttgtgaagtgggggagaggaaaacgagaggcaaataatgtaaattgcaaggagatgagatttgtgattaggaacctggttatgttgaagatccgccccggcaacggtgccagaaattccttttgatgtcgcttgaagctacgtcggtatttccccaaagaggaagggatgatgcagcacagaggcggtaggtatttccctcagaaatgaaaccaaggttatcgaaccagtaggagaaccaagcaacacaacgtaaacaacccctgcagagaaaaacaacacctcgcaacccgacatgttaaaggggttgtcaatcccttccggggtacggcgctagaaattgcgtgatgacgggagaaagttgtaatagattgaaataatagatcgtaaataaaataaagtgcagcaaagtatttttgtatttttggtttagtagatctgaaaagagcaaataaaatagatcgcaaagcaaatatatgagaaagaagacccgggggccgtaggtttcactagtggcttctctcgagaaagatagcaaacggtgggtaaacaaattattgttgggcaattgatagaacctcaaataattatgacgatatccaggcaatgatcattacataggcatcacgtccaagattagtagaccgactcctgcctgcatctactactattactccacacatcgatcgctatccagcatgcatctagtgtattaagttcatggaaaaatagagtagtacaataagaacgatgacatgatgtacacaagatccgtttatctatatggcggtagatatagatctcgtctttttatccttagtagcaacgatacatacgtgtcggttccctttctgtcactgggatcaagcaccgtaagatcgaacccactaccgggcacctcttcccattgcaagataaatagatcaagttggccaaacaaaacccaaatatcggagaagaaatacgaggctataagagatcatgcatataagagatcaaagaaactcaaataactttcatggatataaaaagatataactgatcataaacgcaaagttcatcagatcccaacaaacacaccgcaaaaagagttacatcatatggatctccaagagaccattgtattgagaattcagcgagagagataaatccatctagctactaactacggacccgaaggtctacaaagaactactcacgcatcatcggagaggcaccaatggaagtggtgaacccctccgtgatggtgtctagattggatctggtggttctggactctgcggcggctggatgaatatttcgtcgatccttctagggttctggtatttttggtttatttatagagcaaagaggcggtccgaggggcacccgaggtgagcataacccaccagggcacacctgggcctcctggcgcgccctggtgggttgtgcccccctcgaggcacccctaggtgcaaccagggcccattgccttccttctggcccataaaaaatcatcgtggagtttcgtggcatttggacttcatctgatattgatttcctgtgatgtaaaaaacatggaaaaaacagcaactggcacttggcactatgttaatagcttagtaccaaaaaatgatataaaatgactataaatgattatagaacatccaagattgataataaaacatcatcgaacaataaaaaattatagatacgttggagacgtatcagcgtctCTCGAGCGGGGGCTGGGCACGGTGTCTACGCATGGGTCCGCCCACGAACACACCTCGCCAAAGCCTTGGTGTCCTGATCTTTGGTGTCCTAATCCTCGCGCGAATCTCTTAAACGAGCCAACGAGCATGTATGCCCCCCCCCGAGTCCTCATCTCTTGGCCTCGCCGGGCATCGTGACCCAGTGTACCAGTGACGATCGGTCCTTGCTCGGGGGCTCGCACGGGGTGCGGCGCCCTTTGAAGCATCTCCGGAGGCCCCATATCCTCATGGCCCACCGGAGACCTCGCGGCATTGGGCGCCTCCTGAGCTTGAGAAACTTTGGATCTCTAAGAGGGAAATCACCGGCAAGATCTCTCTGGAGCGAGAGGCACGCAGGGTATCCAGGCTCCGGAGGAGCACGCCCTCGCGGTGCAGGAGTCTACCACAAGCGCACCAAGCTAAGTTATCCTAATCACGATCAACAAGCACCTGTCGATTGGTAGCAATAGGAATGCTAGGATACAAAATAAAAACATTAAAATAACGGCGCAAGCGCCATGGTCCATTACACGCCCCAGTAGGGCCTTCTACATTTCTTGATGCagggaaaaacaaaagaaaagcaAAATCGGCCTCACGACCATTGCGGCTCCTCAGGCCTGGCTCAAGCGACGCCTGCGCTTAGTCGGAGTCCTGCTCCTGCTTCACCAGAGCATGATGGCGAGGCGGCTCGTCATCCTCTTGAGCGGGAGCACAGCGACATGGTGGCTCGCCACCCTCCCTGGTCCGGGATCGGCGACGTGGAGCTCGCCGTAGACGTCGTCGCTCGTGCTCTCCCCAGAGGAAGAGTCGCTGCTGCTAGAGGCGCC contains:
- the LOC141040955 gene encoding uncharacterized protein; translated protein: MQKLAGCVTSLGRFISKLGKCALPFFKLLKKKGPFEWTPEAEAAFQDLKRYLTSPPVMVAPHPLEPLKLLLALLVASRKLRHYFQGHPIKVVSVYPLEKLLHSPNAAGRVSNNIAEYEGLITGLRVAAALRVKCLTIKGHSQLLVNFSNKEYKPRDEHMEAYLEELVPRGTNKEADDIAKRASRREPRMPGVFEESLFKPSAAPLVVRPELLQEEPPLAPSSSALACGPTSGARLLLALEPQEGCWTQEFKAYLLCGTLPEKEEDAERVDRQATAYCLQDAELYRRCPNDISLRCISKEKGRELLADIHGRVCRHHSSSRTLMGKVFRSGLYWPTTLSDATELVRFCEACQFHAKQIHQPAQGL